The Mercenaria mercenaria strain notata chromosome 1, MADL_Memer_1, whole genome shotgun sequence nucleotide sequence ttgataaaaagcgtTAACATAAATAATGTGGTCATAAACCGATTTAGATGGTAGAACAAAAGGGACCACAGACAACGGTTTAATAACATGTAGCTTTTACCTGACTACTTACCTTCAGGTAATGctaccaaataacatattttaactactTTACCCAACACCAGCATAAATTTCTGTTGTCCACATGCCTGTTTTCTTTACCCATCGccaaaaagaaatttactttcaatacctgcctaaataaaacaaaacaatagattgtactctgtataataaataaaatgtgacGCAATCTAATACTTAATGTATGattaatttaaaaccatttccagtttcggaaggtcaacatagtactgctgtaattattacccgatgtacagtaaaatgcatagtctaatcatcatcatcataaccgccaccaccatcatcatcatcagaatattttaattttgcgtTCAAAGGTATGATTGCTAGCCCAacgtcatcatcaacatcatcatcatcatgaggataccatcaaaattataaaattagaacaattagtaaataaccacgatattatatttcttaaactagagatgcttttgaaaaaggcgcatatctcccacaactgccttatcagactttcagtgctttgattattacgcgactgccttatcagactttcagtgctttcattataaaaaacaagtttcaagggccttCATTCCGAAATGCCTGAGGCGATTTGGCAAGTtaacgaacttggccgagatattatgatcaaacacattttcgtcatatttggtgaagatcggatgtgaaatgttcatcttagagtgcggacaagttttgtgacagacggacatatggacacagacagacagacacgcacgcacgcacgcacggacacacggacacacacacacacagacagaggAATAAATAATATATGGCAACTACACCACTATGCGGACCTGCaaaactgaaaagataagttgGTATCCAACGCACAAAATACTGGAGAATACTATTCCACAAACAGATAAGTTTGTTTAGTTATACATTGTACGCAACAGACACGGGTGCAAAGGTGGGGATCGGGCACATTGTGCCACGCAATAGTTAACCCTCCAAGCAATCAACTGCactaaaaggtaaaaggtaaaggtaaaggtaattttatttaacgtcgctttgtgaaacaattaacataagttatgcagagcttttgagcgaccctattttaaaaacagttaaaaccatttataccttacccccagcagtttgctggtacccatttacagctgggtcaactgtggcaaacgtgataaagtgccttgcccaaggacacaccgcaatgggagtagccaggatccgaaccaggggccttcacctccgtgggaaagcgtcttagccctctcgaccaatgcgtccactaaGCGGCACTCAAGGACATAAACGGGGGGGTGTGATGTCTTTTCAACATACCCaaatgttagaggtttgtagcaaagtgatccacaaatatataaaatatataatatgtactgacttacaagtacacatttataaacaactttcgaCGGGTCAAAGACCAATTTGCCGAAGAGTTGTAATCCCTGTTTAATATAAGATACAGTCAATTCGAGGAATTTGGTTGAACGGCCGACCATGtaggtcaaggccccctctaacggttaagaagCGCAAACccttaacaccaataataagagaaggCCAGTCGAACGCCAAACTTAAGATGCTGATCTAGTGGCCAACCTAGGAAGTGAGCTTGAATTTTAAGATACTACCGCAGTATCAAACCTTTAAAAGGCATACCAAAATTGTGGATCATATAAATTCTATATAGCTCACGTGATCAACACGGACAgcgtaaaaaagcatttttgaacaaacaaacaaacaaacaaacaaaattaattctcctGTACGAGTGCGTTGGACCAGTATCTCCTCTGAGAGACATAATAACAACATCAGTAATAAATTGATAATCATTGTGATCATCATCCAAATCGTCCATTCCAGTATCATCATAAGAATCGTCTTGACCACTAGTCGTGTTCACCAACATCGACTttttctgtacataaatctaCTAAATCCGTTCTAGTATACATAGTATTATAACCATCTGCAACGACAGAAACATGACCATAATGGACAGCATGATAAATTATTACGCTTTATAAGTATTCAACTGCTAGTACCAACaaccaggtctaggaaagtgctaaatttacagattttctgtaaatttacagatcaactGTAAAATTACAGAGTCagtgatctgtaaatttacacaATGGCCAGTGGAGAATGCCTCAATTATCTCGTGCAAGAGGTAAATTTTCATTTCCGCAAGAAAAGTGAAGAACAGCTGACATGGAAAAAAAGGTAAATAACGTATgcaattaccattttatgaagtTATTACCTACTTTAAAGTATTTTCATAACTTTGAAGTACCTTCCTTCACCACTATTATTGTTTACATATGAAATATAAtcgaaattaataaaaaaaacatgcaacTGCAGTAACGTTGTTTCCATTATCCACCATGTTGAATTATGACTCACCAGTGCCTTGACTGGTTTtctattatagaaatgtagctgGGAGCTTGATTTCCAGCATCAGCAGAGTTGTCTTTCTTTAAtcttaaggtagctctgcacgtttTAGGATCGATTTTTTCTACAATTATAAGttctttaaactttgattttttttaaacttcacgATATACATAGAacgttgataaaataaaaaagagagggcagtttttttttatattttgctaggcagatttgaaaaattttgagcTCGCATAATTTTTATAATGGAATTTTATGCCAATATGATAAGTAAGAAAATTTCCGGGAATAGttctttataaaatgtagatttaaatgaaacttcacatactggtAGCTATATGTAATGtgttgaaataaaaagtttaggTCTGTGtccttatttttgttatattttcctaTGATTTATGTGAACCGCACTTTAAcgctttatatatatttcagcatCCCTATCAATTtgagagaaaaagaaaaactaccCATGAAAAAATGTCCAGAGGCAGCAATGGCAAAGCGGCGAAGCGGTTCTGTAGTAATGGAATATCTCAAAGATAAGAAGAAGAGACATGATACAAGATCAACAAGAAAAACAGGGCTGTTCAGTAAGGTAACTATTTCAGTTAAATTAATGtgttagtgtaaaatatttctcatatataGAGAACATAGATCTAACTTAAAGTATATCTTTTGACCGACATATTTacttacatagaaataaaaacaaactaaaaacgtGCAcgttttgcaataaaatatattcttaatGAATTTGCAGGCATTGGAATATGCAACACTAACCGGGGATCCTATAGAATTAATCATCAGGGACGAATATTTCAGCAGTAAAGAGGCAGGGCTTGAAGTCGTAGACGGTGTACCCCAAAAGCCACCCATGGAACAGATAGTCCAGGTAACACATTTACATCTCACTAGTCCATGTCCCCACAATCAGCTTCTGAAAACAATGTAATAAccgatttcatttaaataacagAACGGAAaatagcttcttttttttttaaattttacatgcaatTAAACATGTTATCACGTGAACGATTAAACGTTTTATCACGTTATTACAATATCATACCCCAACATAATCATGAAATagtatatgtatttatttcagaCAGGTGAAACTTCACCACTTGCCGAGCAACCTGGGTGCTCAAACCGTTTGCTTTCTCCCCAAGCTATCAGGAGACGAACAGTGACTGAACCAATATCAACTGCAGATGCCACGATTCAGTGCTCTCTCTTCATGGATATCCCTGACATTCTTGGGAACGATAAGCACTGTAGAGTTTGTGGCGCACCATATGATCAGGATTCAAGAAGCCAGCAGAAATTGTGGATCGGTTGTGAAACCGATGAGTGCACCTACTGGCTACACGCAAAATGCTTGCTAGGGGACAGTAAAGTCTTAACGCCTAAATTTGTGTCAAAATTGCCATTCCGTTGTCCACTGcacagaaaataaataattacatatatcagtatataaataaaaatatttaaataaatgttttttatatttatttacctgCAGATTCTTTTCTGTTAGTAATTTCCTCTAAACACTTTACCACATCA carries:
- the LOC123545417 gene encoding uncharacterized protein LOC123545417, translating into MIYVNRTLTLYIYFSIPINLREKEKLPMKKCPEAAMAKRRSGSVVMEYLKDKKKRHDTRSTRKTGLFSKALEYATLTGDPIELIIRDEYFSSKEAGLEVVDGVPQKPPMEQIVQTGETSPLAEQPGCSNRLLSPQAIRRRTVTEPISTADATIQCSLFMDIPDILGNDKHCRVCGAPYDQDSRSQQKLWIGCETDECTYWLHAKCLLGDSKVLTPKFVSKLPFRCPLHRK